One window of Terriglobia bacterium genomic DNA carries:
- a CDS encoding OmpA family protein — MKTNFVLSLALSAFAFLPLTAQQGAAPATPDNQNPPQSTQSSPENNSPQDAQKPDAQSNADDRQNDDQQNAKVPVYRVTVVERTTQAVDYRDRGGTTQVDFKGTSLMPAVDGNAKVTGHTGRLAIDASLHHLAPPRSFGPEYLTYVLWAITPEGRPLNMGEIRPNDDGNSRLQVTSGLQEFGMIVTAEPYFAVTRPSNLVVAENIVRQDTAGGIHPISAKFDLLQKGQYTVNIPADQLPATTADRRTPLELLEAQNAIAIAQAAGADQYAADTLGKAKAYLAQGQNYLKQKQNITPIGAVARAATQAAEDARLLTLQKKQEEQTAAEKQRALDRIQQAQSQAESEAARAEAARLDAQHQKEQRELAEQERQAAEQARLEAEQAAQQAAQDRAAAQQQLQASEQARQTAAQQAEQARLQAQQADQARAQAIQQAEEQRQRLLKQLNQVLQTRDSARGLIVSMSDVLFDFNRATLKPGAQLRLAKVSGIIMAYPDLKLEIDGFTDNKGTPQYNMTLSDKRAKAVRDFLVSQGVGTDAVTTKGFGESNPVATNATAAGRQQNRRVELVVSGSSIGSNGAPGSMVGTSPGSAGGVSGATQTNPSSPQPVTSAPGSVASPAGTSGTQTIPSNGSQPPVSNPPPADNKPPNL, encoded by the coding sequence ATGAAAACGAACTTCGTTCTTTCTCTGGCTCTCTCCGCTTTTGCATTTCTGCCACTCACCGCCCAGCAAGGCGCCGCGCCCGCCACGCCGGACAATCAGAATCCACCTCAGTCAACCCAGAGTTCCCCGGAAAACAATTCACCACAGGACGCGCAAAAACCAGATGCTCAGTCCAACGCCGATGATAGGCAGAATGATGATCAGCAAAACGCAAAAGTCCCTGTTTACCGCGTGACGGTAGTGGAGCGCACCACGCAAGCGGTGGATTACCGCGATCGTGGCGGCACCACGCAGGTGGATTTCAAGGGGACGTCGCTCATGCCTGCGGTGGACGGAAACGCCAAGGTCACCGGGCACACGGGCCGGTTGGCGATTGATGCTTCGCTGCATCATCTGGCGCCGCCGCGCAGCTTTGGTCCGGAATACCTGACGTATGTTCTGTGGGCCATCACGCCGGAAGGCCGTCCGCTCAACATGGGTGAAATCAGGCCCAATGACGACGGCAACTCACGCCTGCAAGTCACCAGCGGATTGCAGGAGTTCGGAATGATTGTGACGGCGGAGCCATACTTCGCGGTCACGCGTCCCAGTAATCTGGTGGTCGCGGAAAACATTGTGCGGCAGGATACAGCGGGCGGAATTCATCCCATTTCAGCCAAGTTCGATCTGCTGCAAAAAGGCCAGTACACCGTGAATATTCCGGCAGACCAGTTGCCCGCCACCACCGCAGACAGAAGGACGCCGCTGGAGTTGCTGGAAGCACAAAATGCCATCGCTATTGCGCAGGCCGCTGGAGCCGACCAATACGCGGCTGACACGCTGGGGAAAGCCAAGGCGTATTTGGCGCAAGGCCAGAATTATCTCAAGCAAAAGCAGAACATTACGCCCATCGGGGCGGTGGCGCGCGCGGCCACACAAGCGGCTGAAGACGCCCGGCTGTTGACGCTCCAGAAAAAGCAGGAAGAGCAAACCGCGGCGGAAAAACAACGCGCCCTGGACCGCATACAGCAGGCGCAATCGCAGGCTGAATCTGAAGCGGCCCGTGCTGAAGCAGCCCGCCTGGACGCGCAACACCAGAAAGAGCAACGCGAATTGGCAGAGCAGGAACGCCAGGCCGCGGAACAAGCGCGGTTAGAAGCGGAACAGGCTGCGCAACAGGCGGCACAGGATCGGGCCGCTGCCCAACAACAACTACAGGCATCCGAACAGGCTCGCCAAACTGCGGCACAACAGGCCGAGCAAGCCCGCTTGCAGGCGCAGCAAGCTGATCAGGCCCGGGCGCAGGCGATACAACAGGCAGAAGAGCAACGCCAGCGTTTGCTCAAGCAACTCAACCAGGTCCTGCAAACGCGTGACAGCGCCCGCGGACTGATCGTAAGCATGTCCGACGTGCTTTTCGACTTCAATCGAGCCACGCTGAAGCCAGGGGCCCAACTGCGTCTGGCAAAAGTCTCAGGCATCATCATGGCTTATCCAGACCTCAAGCTGGAAATTGACGGCTTTACTGACAACAAGGGAACGCCGCAGTACAACATGACTCTTTCCGACAAACGGGCCAAGGCCGTGCGCGATTTTCTGGTTTCTCAAGGCGTAGGCACTGACGCTGTCACAACCAAGGGATTCGGAGAATCAAATCCTGTAGCCACTAATGCCACAGCCGCCGGACGCCAGCAGAATCGCAGAGTGGAACTGGTCGTAAGCGGCAGCTCGATTGGCAGCAACGGCGCGCCCGGATCGATGGTTGGCACAAGTCCCGGTTCTGCCGGCGGAGTTTCTGGAGCCACGCAGACCAACCCGAGTTCTCCGCAGCCTGTTACCTCTGCTCCGGGCAGCGTTGCCAGTCCGGCAGGGACATCGGGAACACAAACCATTCCATCGAACGGCTCGCAACCTCCGGTATCGAATCCTCCTCCAGCGGACAACAAGCCGCCGAATCTTTAA
- a CDS encoding NADPH-dependent F420 reductase: MKIGILGAGNIGATAARLFVAAGHDVAVSNSRGPDSLRDLIVELGPQANAMTIRDAARFGEVILLAVPWRSPEALPEPELLRNKIVIDAMNPYRPDGGFYDLGGSTSSEEVLKRMPGSRLVKAFNTIYYVHLAGRGRKDLPIDERHTIYLAGDDVEAKKIVAELIEEIGFAAVDTGSLREGGRLQEPDSPIYNKTYNAREARQFLSTLEEKKA, from the coding sequence ATGAAGATCGGAATCCTGGGAGCAGGCAACATTGGCGCCACTGCTGCGCGGCTTTTCGTGGCCGCCGGACATGACGTGGCTGTCAGCAACTCGCGCGGACCGGATTCTTTACGCGATCTGATCGTCGAGCTTGGTCCGCAGGCAAATGCCATGACGATTCGCGACGCGGCCCGCTTTGGCGAAGTAATATTGCTCGCCGTTCCGTGGCGCTCGCCAGAGGCTCTGCCCGAACCGGAGCTGCTGCGCAACAAAATTGTGATTGACGCCATGAATCCCTACCGGCCCGACGGCGGGTTTTACGATCTGGGCGGATCCACCTCATCGGAGGAAGTCCTGAAGCGGATGCCCGGATCGCGACTGGTAAAAGCCTTCAACACCATTTATTACGTCCATCTGGCGGGCCGTGGCCGCAAAGACCTGCCCATAGACGAGCGTCATACCATTTATCTCGCGGGTGATGATGTTGAGGCGAAAAAGATCGTCGCAGAGTTGATTGAGGAAATCGGCTTTGCGGCGGTCGATACCGGATCGCTGCGCGAAGGGGGACGCCTGCAAGAACCGGACTCACCTATCTACAACAAAACCTATAATGCCCGTGAAGCCCGGCAGTTTCTCTCCACGCTCGAAGAAAAAAAAGCATGA
- a CDS encoding energy transducer TonB, with protein sequence MRIWRLLCLVLLSLLVLPLMAQEAGDKVVSIAQAVENAVQQSKLTLAGGAPFHLKAHITNSGAPKPEYTADVEEYWVSPEKWQRTVQSPGFSQTLIVNGDKVSEKLTGDYYPFWLHDLVTALFDPLPMADQLKAMQGQLEIPEDSTKSNSCLNMQTKVGIAPAQNSLGMGFCFGGRGGLLQAAVTPGYKAQFDSYLPFKKKMIARTIKAEFAPDLVLTAKITQLDELPSPDEKLFAIDAPTPAADQMKTFQVTEGSARALAVNTPAIVWPTVREGKTEGVMSVYVSVDRSGQVREVWPLATNNPELNQAAREQLLRWQYKPYNNGGPSQMEAVLTFAFATRIENPVPVLSDAQARKLATRVVEAVVPPGKASKGTKFTLRVSVDEAGKAQTVQNQNKVAPALYTAGVAALKQWRFRPYMNQGKPDRFYADITFQVR encoded by the coding sequence ATGAGAATCTGGCGGCTTTTGTGTCTTGTGCTTCTGTCTCTGCTGGTCCTGCCTTTGATGGCGCAGGAAGCCGGGGACAAAGTTGTTTCCATCGCTCAGGCTGTGGAGAACGCGGTGCAGCAGAGCAAGCTCACGCTGGCGGGCGGTGCTCCATTCCATTTGAAAGCGCACATCACGAACTCCGGTGCGCCCAAACCGGAGTACACGGCTGACGTGGAAGAGTATTGGGTGTCGCCGGAAAAATGGCAGCGCACGGTGCAATCCCCCGGCTTTTCGCAGACGTTAATCGTCAATGGCGACAAGGTCTCTGAAAAACTCACGGGCGACTATTACCCTTTCTGGCTGCACGATCTGGTTACCGCGCTGTTTGATCCGCTGCCAATGGCGGACCAACTCAAAGCTATGCAGGGACAACTGGAGATCCCGGAAGATTCAACCAAATCAAACTCCTGTTTGAACATGCAAACTAAAGTGGGAATCGCCCCGGCGCAAAACAGCCTGGGCATGGGTTTTTGTTTTGGCGGCAGGGGCGGACTGCTTCAGGCGGCGGTCACTCCCGGTTACAAGGCGCAATTTGATAGCTATCTGCCGTTCAAGAAGAAGATGATTGCGCGAACCATCAAGGCTGAATTTGCGCCAGACCTTGTACTTACCGCAAAAATCACCCAGCTTGACGAACTCCCCAGCCCCGACGAAAAGCTATTCGCCATCGATGCCCCAACGCCTGCTGCAGACCAAATGAAGACCTTCCAGGTGACGGAAGGTTCAGCGCGGGCTTTGGCTGTGAACACTCCGGCCATCGTGTGGCCAACGGTGCGCGAAGGGAAGACTGAAGGAGTAATGAGCGTCTATGTCTCAGTCGATCGCTCAGGGCAGGTCCGCGAAGTTTGGCCTCTGGCGACCAATAACCCGGAGCTAAACCAGGCAGCTCGCGAACAGCTTCTGCGCTGGCAATATAAGCCATATAACAATGGTGGGCCATCACAGATGGAAGCGGTGCTGACGTTCGCATTTGCCACCCGCATTGAAAATCCCGTACCGGTTTTGAGTGATGCGCAAGCGCGCAAGCTGGCTACCCGCGTAGTTGAAGCCGTGGTCCCGCCGGGTAAAGCCAGTAAGGGAACGAAATTTACATTGCGAGTTTCAGTGGACGAAGCCGGCAAAGCGCAGACGGTCCAGAACCAGAACAAAGTGGCGCCCGCGCTTTATACGGCCGGGGTCGCCGCGCTGAAGCAGTGGCGTTTTCGTCCATACATGAATCAGGGCAAACCAGACAGGTTTTACGCTGACATTACCTTCCAGGTGCGCTGA